One genomic region from Lacerta agilis isolate rLacAgi1 chromosome 13, rLacAgi1.pri, whole genome shotgun sequence encodes:
- the TEKT4 gene encoding tektin-4: MSHPGILLTKEPAPQTIPVSELPMKVYEPALNTGPDSSSGLATAGFRTAKYLPEEWHQHNYARYHEAFADRDHSERVRLESQNVAAYTAELAQRTQEDSTVKVGERLQDIHFWKSELQREIEDLTEETNLLAAQKLRLERAIDATEIPYSIAMDNLQCRERRLPPDLVRDQVEVELLKEAELIRNIQELLKRTVKQAINQIQLNRDHKEICEMDWSDKVETYNIDEKCGRYNNQSTNIQFHPSTSRFEDSASTPETWAKHSHDNIYRAEREKLASINLRALIDNILRDTAEDLRMQCNRVNDAFAQQLEVLEDAKHKLEHHLKKTLKEIGDQEHNIEALKQAIKDKETPLKVAQTRLYDRSFRPNVDLCRDAAQFRLVSEIEELTASIEALKKKLLESEQALRNLEDSRMSLEKEIAVKANSIFIDRQKCMAHRARYPTILRLAGYQ; the protein is encoded by the exons ATGTCTCACCCTGGTATCCTCCTGACCAAGGAGCCAGCTCCCCAGACCATCCCTGTCTCCGAGTTGCCCATGAAAGTCTACGAGCCGGCGCTGAACACTGGCCCTGATTCCTCCAGTGGTTTGGCCACCGCTGGCTTCCGCACAGCCAAGTACCTGCCTGAGGAATGGCACCAGCACAACTACGCCCGGTACCACGAAGCCTTTGCCGATCGCGACCACTCCGAGCGAGTCCGCCTCGAGTCCCAGAACGTGGCTGCCTACACGGCGGAGCTGGCTCAGCGTACCCAGGAGGACTCCACCGTTAAGGTAGGCGAACGCCTCCAGGACATCCACTTCTGGAAGTCGGAGCTCCAGAGGGAGATTGAGGACCTCACAGAGGAGACGAACTTGCTGGCAGCCCAGAAGCTGCGCCTGGAGAGGGCCATCGACGCTACTGAGATCCCGTACAGCATCGCCATGGACAACCTGCAGTGCCGCGAGCGCCGGCTGCCTCCTGATCTGGTGAGGGACCAGGTGGAGGTGGAGTTGCTCAAG GAAGCTGAGCTCATCAGAAACATCCAAGAGCTACTGAAACGAACTGTGAAGCAAGCTATTAATCAGATACA ATTAAATCGAGATCACAAGGAGATCTGTGAAATGGACTGGTCTGACAAAGTCGAAACTTACAACATTGACGAGAAATGTGGGAGGTACAATAACCAGAGCACAAACATCCAGTTCCATCCAAGCACATCGAGGTTCGAGGACAG CGCTTCCACGCCCGAGACGTGGGCCAAGCACAGCCACGACAACATCTATCGGGCCGAGCGAGAGAAGCTGGCGTCCATCAATCTCCGTGCCCTGATCGACAACATCCTCCGCGACACGGCCGAGGACCTCCGCATGCAGTGCAACCGGGTGAACGACGCCTTCGCCCAGCAGCTGGAGGTGTTGGAGGATGCCAAGCACAAACTGGAGCATCACCTGAAGAAA actCTTAAGGAAATTGGAGATCAAGAGCACAACATTGAAGCTCTCAAGCAAGCTATTAAAGACAAGGAAACTCCACTCAAGGTGGCTCAGACGAGGCTCTATGACCGTTCATTCAGGCCCAATGTGGATCTCTGTAGAGACGCTGCTCAGTTTAG GCTGGTCAGTGAAATCGAAGAACTGACAGCGTCCATTGAGGCTCTCAAGAAGAAGCTTCTGGAGTCAGAGCAGGCACTGCGCAACCTCGAAGACTCTCGGATGAGTCTCGAGAAGGAGATTGCCGTGAAGGCCAACAGCATCTTTATTGACAGGCAGAAATGCATGGCACACCGAGCGCGATACCCTACCATCCTCAGACTAGCAGGCTATCAGtag